One genomic window of Salvia miltiorrhiza cultivar Shanhuang (shh) chromosome 4, IMPLAD_Smil_shh, whole genome shotgun sequence includes the following:
- the LOC131022384 gene encoding uncharacterized protein LOC131022384, with translation METHGSIANDLYSNILESSSVDLDRRSTTIQVNDNFHESDPAALWYDDDSCEDYVEKSSKAPDMDREWRRRHDQFHTLGYRDGLIAGKEAAMQEGFNIGFKDSVLTGYNWGLVRGISSAMASLPGALKEKLVETEETRNKFQQLHESVQCISSTESLKLFYEDKKRKSLKQETAEPSSTETDQNNESSDAGALENYHVLLQSILHESPLVEGHLKTML, from the exons ATGGAG ACACACGGGAGTATTGCTAATGATCTGTATTCAAATATCTTGGAATCATCAAGTGTTGATTTAGATAGAAGATCGACTACAATCCAAGTGAATGACAATTTCCATG AAAGCGATCCAGCTGCCTTGTGGTATGATGACGACTCTTGTGAAGATTATGTTGAAAAATCGAGTAAAGCACCCGATATGGACAGGGAGTGGCGTAGGAGGCATGACCAATTCCACACG tTAGGCTACCGTGATGGTCTCATCGCTGGCAAGGAAGCCGCCATGCAAGAGGGGTTCAATATTGGGTTCAAGGATTCTGTGCTTACTGGATACAATTGGGGTCTTGTGAGAGGGATTAGCAG TGCTATGGCCTCCTTGCCCGGTGCCTTGAAGGAAAAGTTGGTTGAAACAGAGGAAACACGAAACAAATTCCAACAGTTGCACGAGTCTGTGCAGTGTATCTCATCGACAGAATCTTTAAAGCTATTCTATGAAGACAAGAAAAGGAAATCACTGAAGCAAGAGACAGCTGAACCCAGTTCCACTGAGACGGATCAAAACAATGAAAGCTCAGATGCAGGTGCTCTTGAGAATTACCACGTACTGCTTCAGTCGATTCTCCATGAATCTCCTCTTGTTGAAGGGCATTTGAAAACAATGCTTTAA